The Paenibacillus amylolyticus genome contains the following window.
TTCCAGCGCACCTAACAGATAAGGGAGCTCTACCACCCTCTTCACAAGTAAAAGTTCTTCAGAAGTCTGCCTCAAGTTACACGCCTCCTTCTTCAAGTTTTACAGCGACCAATTGATCAAAATCGACCCATTCAAATCCATTCTCCATTTCAATTTTGATTTTCTTTCCAAAGGTACTGACGGATGTGACGATCCCATGTATATACCGATTGCCTGACTCATGAAATATTTCAATGGTGGCTGGCAACGTGTAATTGAGCGACATTTCTATATGTTGAGCCATAATCTCCCACTCATCTTCATGGAGTATAGGTTTGGTTTGAACATGAATGTGAGTACGATGCTGTATAATTCGTTCCTTG
Protein-coding sequences here:
- a CDS encoding YolD-like family protein, with amino-acid sequence MSKKLEANGLWESSRMMLPQHKERIIQHRTHIHVQTKPILHEDEWEIMAQHIEMSLNYTLPATIEIFHESGNRYIHGIVTSVSTFGKKIKIEMENGFEWVDFDQLVAVKLEEGGV